In Rhododendron vialii isolate Sample 1 chromosome 9a, ASM3025357v1, the following are encoded in one genomic region:
- the LOC131301842 gene encoding probable peroxygenase 4 isoform X1, protein MASSATDSKTPSNGIQYEGVDGTDQNVLKKHVAFFDRNKDGVIYPWETFQGFRAIGCGLLLSSFAAIFINVGLSRKTRPGKSISLSFPIEVNNIHKSKHGSDSGVYDSEGRFVPSKFEEIFNKHAHTNANALTSEELQSMLKANRVPKDFGGWFGLFSHKQNHTLISFEFSLQINNKMISKFVVVRLASFVEWKILYILCKDKKGLLQKDTVRAVYDGSLFEQMAKEKASSGKQA, encoded by the exons ATGGCTTCATCCGCTACTGATTCCAAAACCCCGTCAAACGGCATTCAATACGAGG GAGTGGATGGTACCGACCAGAACGTCCTGAAAAAACATGTGGCGTTCTTCGATCGGAACAAAGACGGGGTTATTTATCCTTGGGAAACTTTTCAAG GTTTTCGTGCAATCGGCTGTGGTTTGTTATTGTCCTCCTTCGCTGCCATTTTCATCAATGTGGGTCTCAGTCGCAAAACTCGCCCT GGTAAATCCATTTCTCTATCCTTTCCAATTGAGGTCAACAACATCCACAAATCCAAGCATGGGAGTGACTCTGGTGTCTATGACTCAGAAGGAAG GTTTGTTCCTTCGAAGTTCGAGGAGATTTTCAACAAGCACGCACATACAAATGCAAATGCCTTAACATCGGAGGAACTACAATCAATGCTAAAGGCAAACAGGGTCCCAAAGGACTTTGGAGGATGGTTCGGTCTTTTTTCACATAAGCAAAACCATACCCTAATTTCATTTGAATTTTCCTtacaaataaataacaaaatgatttcaaaatttgtGGTTGTCAGGCTTGCAAGCTTTGTCGAGTGGAAGATCTTGTATATTCTTTGCAAGGACAAGAAGGGCTTGTTGCAGAAAGATACAGTACGAGCCGTATATGATGGAAGCCTGTTTGAACAAATGGCAAAGGAGAAGGCTTCGTCCGGGAAACAAGCGTAA
- the LOC131301842 gene encoding probable peroxygenase 4 isoform X2, producing the protein MASSATDSKTPSNGIQYEGVDGTDQNVLKKHVAFFDRNKDGVIYPWETFQGFRAIGCGLLLSSFAAIFINVGLSRKTRPGKSISLSFPIEVNNIHKSKHGSDSGVYDSEGRFVPSKFEEIFNKHAHTNANALTSEELQSMLKANRVPKDFGGWLASFVEWKILYILCKDKKGLLQKDTVRAVYDGSLFEQMAKEKASSGKQAVASV; encoded by the exons ATGGCTTCATCCGCTACTGATTCCAAAACCCCGTCAAACGGCATTCAATACGAGG GAGTGGATGGTACCGACCAGAACGTCCTGAAAAAACATGTGGCGTTCTTCGATCGGAACAAAGACGGGGTTATTTATCCTTGGGAAACTTTTCAAG GTTTTCGTGCAATCGGCTGTGGTTTGTTATTGTCCTCCTTCGCTGCCATTTTCATCAATGTGGGTCTCAGTCGCAAAACTCGCCCT GGTAAATCCATTTCTCTATCCTTTCCAATTGAGGTCAACAACATCCACAAATCCAAGCATGGGAGTGACTCTGGTGTCTATGACTCAGAAGGAAG GTTTGTTCCTTCGAAGTTCGAGGAGATTTTCAACAAGCACGCACATACAAATGCAAATGCCTTAACATCGGAGGAACTACAATCAATGCTAAAGGCAAACAGGGTCCCAAAGGACTTTGGAGGATG GCTTGCAAGCTTTGTCGAGTGGAAGATCTTGTATATTCTTTGCAAGGACAAGAAGGGCTTGTTGCAGAAAGATACAGTACGAGCCGTATATGATGGAAGCCTGTTTGAACAAATGGCAAAGGAGAAGGCTTCGTCCGGGAAACAAGC TGTTGCTTCAGTGTAA
- the LOC131301845 gene encoding probable peroxygenase 4: MAASSTDSKPTSNSIQYEGEDGNEENGLKKHVSFFDRNKDGVIYPWETYQGFRAIGCGIFFSTFAAIFINVGLSRKTRPGKFPSLLFPIEINNIHKAKHGSDTGVSDGEGRFVNSKFEEIFNKHARMNTNALTSGELNAMLLANRAPKNFGGWLGSYVEWKILHSLCKDKNGLLHKDTIRAVYDGSLFEQMAKEKASSGKYE, translated from the exons ATGGCTGCATCTTCAACTGATTCCAAACCCACATCAAACAGCATTCAATACGAGG GAGAGGATGGTAACGAGGAGAACGGTCTGAAGAAACACGTCTCTTTCTTCGATCGGAACAAAGACGGAGTTATCTATCCTTGGGAAACTTATCAAG GTTTTCGTGCAATTGGCTgtggtattttcttttccaccttcgCTGCCATTTTCATCAATGTGGGTCTTAGTCGCAAAACTCGCCCT GGTAAATTCCCTTCTCTACTCTTCCCAATTGAGATCAATAATATCCATAAAGCCAAGCATGGGAGTGACACCGGTGTCTCTGACGGAGAAGGAAG GTTTGTCAACTCAAAGTTCGAGGAGATTTTTAACAAGCACGCGCGAATGAATACAAATGCCTTAACATCAGGCGAACTAAACGCAATGCTGCTGGCAAACAGGGCTCCAAAGAACTTTGGAGGATG GCTTGGAAGCTACGTAGAGTGGAAGATCTTACACAGCCTTTGCAAGGACAAGAATGGTTTGCTGCATAAAGATACAATCCGAGCTGTTTACGATGGAAGCTTGTTCGAACAAATGGCAAAGGAGAAGGCTTCATCTGGGAAATATGAGTAA